A genome region from Blautia coccoides includes the following:
- a CDS encoding cobaltochelatase CobT-related protein, giving the protein MENEERWEAEANRLDIQNRVRNLMWTVSQDYELDIEVDQESWQKSKYIAFYDAVRHGGFARYFSTEEYEAYITKRVYAGWEPSVLLALGKLCIDCAVYKKLEKERRGISSIRRRAMRDTLEKDSMRLTHTDWGNIEACYLRYMLDGTEADERNQRLIELICTLEDAEDTSQIVNCLSRVYESAYAKGFTKKFKGLSEELMDSGEENKEYTDKEYLEEESRESEDEHKVNLFTDELMEEEDMMNRHKANVIVLDEESSSRMEEYVERNYGKSYLSAQEQKHQNCQICRGNHEGSRLHFTDGLLHGELQDSAKAEYVKKVRDENLKVLNLNQMVTRQNVQMLANTLKRALLTRNEKEVVSSEYGSICARKLWNLGRTDNRRLFEREIIRDNTDFAVEVLIDASGSQQGRQALVALQGYIISEALSIVKIPQRVMGFCTFGDFTIMQRFRDYEDDRAANERIFEFYGSANNRDGLAVRAAAESLEMRKEENKILIVLSDGRPNDVIAGSLRDSKKEAYCTDFAVKDTAAEVRKLRNKRVAVLGVFAGEEEDLQAEKKIFGKDFAYIRDIGNFANVVGRYLKRQLLDV; this is encoded by the coding sequence ATGGAAAATGAAGAGAGATGGGAAGCAGAGGCAAACCGTCTGGACATCCAAAACAGAGTCAGGAATCTGATGTGGACGGTCAGTCAGGATTATGAACTGGACATTGAGGTGGATCAGGAGTCCTGGCAGAAGTCAAAATACATTGCCTTTTATGATGCTGTTCGGCATGGAGGATTTGCCCGGTATTTCAGTACAGAGGAATACGAGGCTTATATAACAAAAAGGGTTTATGCGGGATGGGAGCCATCTGTACTCCTTGCACTGGGAAAACTGTGTATTGACTGCGCAGTGTATAAAAAGCTGGAAAAGGAACGGCGCGGAATATCATCCATACGCCGCAGAGCTATGCGGGACACACTGGAAAAGGACAGCATGAGGCTCACACATACGGATTGGGGTAATATTGAGGCATGTTATCTGCGGTATATGCTGGATGGAACAGAGGCTGATGAGAGAAATCAAAGGCTCATAGAGCTTATATGTACTTTGGAGGATGCAGAGGATACCTCACAAATTGTGAATTGTCTGAGCCGTGTATATGAGTCTGCATACGCAAAGGGATTTACGAAAAAGTTTAAAGGCCTCAGCGAGGAACTCATGGATTCCGGGGAAGAGAATAAAGAGTACACGGATAAAGAATATCTGGAGGAGGAATCTCGGGAGAGTGAGGATGAACATAAAGTAAATCTTTTTACAGATGAGCTGATGGAGGAGGAAGATATGATGAACCGGCACAAGGCTAATGTGATCGTGCTGGATGAGGAATCCTCCTCCCGGATGGAAGAGTATGTGGAGCGTAATTATGGAAAAAGTTATCTCTCTGCCCAGGAACAGAAGCATCAGAACTGCCAGATATGCAGGGGAAACCACGAGGGCAGCCGTCTGCATTTTACTGACGGACTTTTGCACGGGGAATTACAGGACAGCGCGAAAGCGGAGTATGTGAAAAAAGTCCGGGATGAAAATCTCAAAGTGCTGAATCTGAATCAGATGGTGACCAGGCAAAATGTACAGATGCTGGCAAATACATTGAAACGGGCACTTCTCACAAGAAATGAAAAGGAAGTTGTTTCAAGTGAATATGGAAGTATCTGTGCCAGAAAGCTGTGGAATCTGGGAAGGACAGACAACAGAAGGCTGTTTGAGCGCGAAATCATACGGGATAACACAGATTTTGCTGTGGAGGTATTGATTGATGCAAGCGGTTCCCAGCAGGGCAGACAGGCCCTTGTAGCGCTTCAGGGATATATTATCAGTGAAGCTCTGAGTATTGTAAAGATTCCCCAGAGGGTCATGGGATTTTGTACCTTCGGCGATTTTACGATCATGCAGAGGTTCAGGGATTATGAGGATGACAGAGCTGCAAATGAGAGAATTTTTGAGTTTTACGGGTCTGCCAATAACCGGGATGGGCTGGCGGTACGGGCAGCAGCAGAAAGTCTTGAGATGAGGAAGGAAGAGAATAAGATTCTGATCGTGCTCAGTGACGGAAGGCCAAATGATGTGATCGCCGGCAGTCTGCGGGACAGTAAAAAAGAAGCTTACTGTACTGATTTTGCGGTAAAAGACACCGCTGCAGAAGTCCGGAAACTGAGAAATAAGAGAGTTGCGGTTCTCGGAGTGTTTGCAGGGGAGGAAGAGGATCTGCAGGCAGAGAAGAAGATATTTGGGAAAGATTTTGCTTATATCCGGGATATTGGAAATTTTGCAAATGTGGTGGGCAGATATCTGAAGAGACAGTTGCTGGATGTCTGA
- a CDS encoding ABC transporter permease subunit, whose product MLAIYKKEVKSYLTSMVGYVFMAFILLILGIYFTAYNLNYATPDFGTTLSSVTFIFLIITPVLTMRILAEEKKNKTDQLLFTSPVSVWKIVLGKYLGMVTIYAIPVVVAAFYPLIMGKYGTVSYPMAYTAVIGFFFLGCADIAVGLFLSSVTESQVIAAVLTFGVLFCSYVMNGIESFFSQTAVSSMLAFMVIALIIAFIVYQMTRDAILTGIVGVILAGGTLVLYFVKSSLFEGAIQKVLDLFAIANHFDNFVGGILDVTGIIYMLSVICIFVFLTIQSIQKRRWS is encoded by the coding sequence ATGCTGGCAATATATAAAAAAGAAGTAAAAAGTTATCTTACATCTATGGTTGGATATGTGTTTATGGCATTTATATTACTAATATTAGGTATTTATTTTACAGCTTATAACTTAAACTATGCAACACCGGATTTTGGAACTACTTTAAGTTCAGTTACTTTTATATTTTTAATCATCACACCTGTTCTGACCATGAGAATTTTGGCAGAGGAGAAGAAAAATAAGACGGATCAGCTCCTTTTTACATCTCCGGTGTCAGTTTGGAAAATTGTACTAGGTAAGTATTTGGGAATGGTTACAATCTATGCAATCCCTGTAGTAGTTGCCGCATTTTACCCTCTTATAATGGGAAAATACGGGACAGTGTCGTATCCTATGGCATATACCGCTGTAATCGGTTTTTTCTTTCTGGGATGTGCGGATATTGCTGTAGGTCTGTTTCTCTCATCTGTTACGGAAAGTCAGGTAATTGCGGCAGTTCTGACTTTTGGCGTTCTTTTCTGCAGCTATGTGATGAACGGCATCGAATCTTTCTTTTCACAGACAGCAGTAAGTTCTATGCTGGCCTTCATGGTGATTGCCCTTATTATTGCGTTCATTGTTTATCAGATGACAAGAGATGCGATACTCACCGGAATTGTAGGTGTTATTCTGGCAGGGGGCACACTTGTTCTGTACTTTGTAAAATCATCTCTTTTTGAGGGAGCTATTCAAAAAGTTTTGGATTTATTTGCAATTGCAAATCATTTTGATAACTTTGTCGGCGGTATACTGGATGTGACAGGAATCATATATATGCTTTCCGTAATTTGCATTTTTGTATTTCTGACAATTCAATCCATACAAAAACGGCGTTGGAGCTGA
- a CDS encoding MGMT family protein yields the protein MDFYKRVEYVCGQIPYGKAATYGQIALLCGVPTHSRQVGYALNKKLTSSDIPAHRIVNHRGYLSGSASFTFPDTQESLLEEEGIPVTREHTIDLKKYGWHHTLEDAMRFRVYFDTHSI from the coding sequence ATGGACTTTTATAAAAGAGTAGAATACGTATGTGGACAAATTCCATACGGCAAAGCTGCCACCTACGGCCAAATCGCCCTTTTATGCGGCGTTCCCACACATTCCCGTCAGGTAGGCTATGCCCTAAATAAGAAACTGACGTCTTCGGATATTCCCGCGCACCGTATAGTCAACCACAGAGGGTATCTCTCAGGCTCTGCCTCCTTCACATTCCCTGATACCCAGGAATCTCTCCTGGAAGAGGAGGGCATTCCCGTCACCCGGGAGCACACCATAGACCTGAAAAAATACGGGTGGCACCACACCTTAGAAGATGCAATGCGCTTCCGCGTATACTTTGACACCCACAGCATTTAA
- a CDS encoding ABC transporter ATP-binding protein has protein sequence MIEVRNLVKKYGDHVAVDHLNFTVEKGKIYGFLGPNGAGKSTTMNMITGYIASTEGDILIDGHNILEEPEKAKKCIGYLPELPPLYQDMTVLEYLKFVGELKSIPKGEIDRNISEVMSTTKLEEMKYRLIKNLSKGYKQRVGLAQALLGYPEIIILDEPTVGLDPKQIIEIRDLIKSLGEKHTVILSSHILSEVSAVCDYVLIIDHGKLVASDSPENLSKVMTGANSLELTVKGPEEEIRKALDIVDNIEELIYHESMVKDSCDFTVKIAGDQDVRENIFFALAEAKYPILKMQSTNMTLEEVFLKLTDSGEEEEDAGNI, from the coding sequence TTGATTGAAGTAAGGAATCTGGTAAAGAAATATGGAGATCATGTGGCAGTGGATCACCTGAATTTTACCGTGGAAAAAGGTAAAATTTATGGTTTTTTGGGGCCGAATGGTGCAGGCAAATCCACCACTATGAACATGATCACAGGTTATATTGCGTCCACAGAAGGAGATATTCTGATTGATGGACATAATATCCTGGAAGAGCCTGAAAAGGCTAAAAAATGTATCGGTTATCTGCCTGAACTACCACCTTTGTACCAGGATATGACAGTGTTAGAATATCTTAAGTTTGTTGGGGAATTGAAATCCATTCCAAAGGGAGAAATTGATAGAAATATATCTGAAGTTATGTCAACTACTAAACTGGAAGAGATGAAATACAGACTGATCAAGAACCTGTCCAAAGGGTACAAGCAAAGAGTAGGTCTGGCACAGGCACTTTTGGGATATCCTGAAATTATTATTCTGGATGAACCAACAGTCGGACTTGACCCGAAACAAATTATTGAAATCAGGGATTTGATTAAGAGTTTAGGAGAAAAGCATACAGTTATCCTCAGTTCACATATCCTTTCAGAGGTCAGTGCTGTATGCGATTATGTGCTTATTATTGACCATGGCAAACTGGTTGCCAGTGATTCTCCTGAAAATCTGAGCAAAGTCATGACCGGAGCAAATTCCCTGGAGCTAACGGTAAAAGGTCCTGAGGAAGAAATTAGGAAAGCCCTTGATATTGTGGACAATATTGAAGAACTTATCTATCATGAGTCCATGGTAAAAGATTCCTGTGATTTTACTGTAAAGATAGCAGGGGACCAGGATGTAAGGGAAAACATATTTTTTGCTCTGGCAGAAGCCAAATATCCTATCTTAAAGATGCAGTCAACGAATATGACACTTGAAGAGGTGTTCCTGAAACTGACAGATAGCGGGGAGGAAGAAGAAGATGCTGGCAATATATAA